In Microbacterium terrisoli, the genomic stretch ACGCTGTCACGCGGCTTCGGCTCGCTGGCGGCAGAAGGCGACGGATCACAGATCGAGCTGCGTGCGTCGTGGTCGCCCTCCGGCGACCTCGCGCCGCACGTGGATGCCTGGGCCGAACTGGTGTGCATGCTTGCGGGACTGCCACCGGGCTCGGAGGGCATGGAAGTGATCTCGATTCGAAGGACGATGCGTGACTGACTACCAGGTGCTGGTGGACCAGGACGACCTGCACAGGGCTGTGGAGGCTCTGGCCGACGGCACGGGGCCGGTGGCGGTGGACGTGGAGCGCGCGTCGGGCTACCGCTACTCCCAGCGGGCCTATCTGGTGCAGGTGTTCCGCCGTGACGCCGGCGTGTTCTTGTTCGACCCGCCGGCGATCGGCGACTTCACCGCGCTGCAAGAGGCCATCGGCGGCGAGGAGTGGATTCTGCACGCCGCCAGCCAGGATCTGCCGTCGCTGCGCGAACTGGCGCTCGAGCCGCCCTCGATCTTCGACACCGAGCTGGCCTCGCGCCTTCTCGGCCACGAGCACGTCGGGCTCGGAGCCGTGGTCGAAGACACCCTCGGAGTGACTCTGGCCAAGGCGCACTCGGCCGCCGACTGGTCCACCAGGCCCCTGCCCCAGCCGTGGCTGGAGTATGCCGCACTGGATGTGGTCTACCTCCCCGACGTGCGCGACGCGCTTGCCCGCGAGCTGGATGCCACCCACAAGGCCGACTTCGCCGCCGAGGAGTTCTCCGCAGAGCTCTCCCGCCCGCCCAAACCTGCGCGAGAAGACCCGTGGCGCCGGCTGAGCGGCCTGCACACCGTGCGCGGCCGTCGAGCATTCGCGATCGCACGCGAGCTGTGGACGGCGCGAGAGGACTACGCGCGAGAACAGGATGTCTCCCCCGGGCGTCTGGTGCCCGATCGGTCACTGGTGGCGGCGATCCGTGCGGACCCCAAGAGCAAGGGCGAACTCGCCGGCGTGAAGGAGTTCAACGGCCGGGCGAGTCGTTCGCAGCTCGATCGCTGGTGGACCGCCATCGAGCGCGGCCGCGCCTCATCGGACCTGCCCCTCGAACGCGTGCGCGGCGACGG encodes the following:
- a CDS encoding HRDC domain-containing protein — protein: MTDYQVLVDQDDLHRAVEALADGTGPVAVDVERASGYRYSQRAYLVQVFRRDAGVFLFDPPAIGDFTALQEAIGGEEWILHAASQDLPSLRELALEPPSIFDTELASRLLGHEHVGLGAVVEDTLGVTLAKAHSAADWSTRPLPQPWLEYAALDVVYLPDVRDALARELDATHKADFAAEEFSAELSRPPKPAREDPWRRLSGLHTVRGRRAFAIARELWTAREDYAREQDVSPGRLVPDRSLVAAIRADPKSKGELAGVKEFNGRASRSQLDRWWTAIERGRASSDLPLERVRGDGLPPVRSWHERHPEAERRIKAARPVVEAHATALHMPPENLLTPELLRRVAWAPREPLSAETIGAQLTDLGARHWQIEETAQLIADAFVASAQEEFVASGQDAEESAEAAS